The proteins below are encoded in one region of Cellvibrio zantedeschiae:
- the ubiB gene encoding ubiquinone biosynthesis regulatory protein kinase UbiB, producing MTVFFRFLTIIRIFSRYRLDELIPKQHLPLRARLLLSPCALFPAARLSRGERLRRACEELGPIFVKFGQLLSTRPDLVPDDIVAELNYLQDSVAPFPNDEFRSIVESALGASVDDIFNDYDHEPLASASVAQVHTATLKNGKAVVIKAIRPNIENIIAQDVALLLKLAQLLEKYSTDGRRLRPVEIVEDYRNTIFDELNLQKEAANASQLRRNFANSSLLYVPEVYWEYTRSNVMVMERIHGIPVTNIDELKAQNTNMKRLAERGVEIFFTQVFDHNFFHADMHPGNIFVSREHPELPQYMAVDMAIVGSLTRENQYYLARNLLAMFRRDYRQVAELHVQSGWVPAHVRVDEFESAIRTVCEPIFEKPLKDISFGHVLLNLFRTARRFDMEVQPQLVLLQKTLLNIEGLGRQLYPDLDLWTTAHPFLERWLKKRFHPKTLWSELKRYGPDWMEKFPQVPQLIFNGLQQLQNIGQLAPELHKAAQQLQKRTAQSTRRYWVAGSLLVAAIALAHPVIYEAVGTYLHHLNFTATSIILIGLGIAALIKKS from the coding sequence GTGACCGTTTTTTTTCGCTTCCTAACCATTATCCGCATCTTCTCGCGTTATCGATTGGATGAACTCATTCCCAAACAGCATCTGCCCTTACGCGCCAGGTTGCTGTTATCTCCGTGCGCACTTTTCCCCGCCGCCAGATTAAGTCGTGGTGAAAGGCTACGCCGCGCTTGCGAGGAGCTGGGGCCCATTTTTGTAAAATTCGGCCAGTTACTTTCCACCCGCCCGGATTTAGTGCCCGACGATATAGTTGCAGAATTAAATTATTTACAAGACAGTGTGGCTCCTTTCCCCAACGACGAATTCCGCAGCATTGTGGAAAGCGCTTTGGGCGCATCAGTTGACGACATCTTTAACGACTACGATCACGAGCCATTGGCCTCAGCATCTGTAGCGCAAGTCCACACTGCCACTTTAAAAAATGGCAAAGCGGTAGTGATTAAAGCTATTCGACCTAATATTGAAAATATCATCGCGCAAGATGTTGCACTTTTACTAAAGCTCGCACAACTTTTGGAAAAATACAGTACTGATGGTCGCCGTTTGCGCCCCGTTGAAATTGTAGAAGATTACCGCAACACCATTTTCGATGAATTAAACCTGCAAAAAGAAGCGGCTAACGCATCACAGCTGCGTCGTAATTTCGCCAACTCGTCGTTACTCTATGTTCCGGAAGTTTATTGGGAATACACACGCAGCAATGTCATGGTAATGGAACGTATTCACGGCATTCCCGTTACCAATATTGATGAACTTAAAGCGCAAAATACCAATATGAAAAGATTGGCCGAGCGCGGAGTAGAAATATTTTTTACGCAAGTGTTTGATCACAACTTCTTCCATGCTGATATGCACCCCGGGAATATTTTTGTTTCGCGCGAGCATCCGGAACTCCCACAATACATGGCTGTTGATATGGCGATTGTGGGTTCGCTTACCCGCGAAAACCAATATTATTTAGCGCGCAATTTGCTCGCCATGTTCCGCCGTGATTATCGTCAGGTCGCCGAGCTTCACGTACAAAGCGGCTGGGTTCCCGCACATGTCAGGGTAGATGAATTTGAATCCGCCATTCGCACCGTATGCGAACCGATTTTTGAAAAGCCATTAAAAGATATTTCCTTCGGCCACGTCTTATTGAATTTATTTCGGACTGCACGCCGCTTTGATATGGAAGTGCAACCACAACTTGTCTTATTGCAAAAAACACTTCTTAACATTGAAGGCCTGGGGCGCCAGCTGTACCCCGATCTGGATTTATGGACAACTGCGCACCCTTTCCTGGAGCGCTGGTTGAAAAAGCGTTTTCACCCCAAAACATTGTGGAGCGAACTCAAGCGTTACGGCCCAGACTGGATGGAAAAATTTCCACAAGTGCCACAGCTCATTTTTAACGGCTTGCAACAACTGCAAAATATCGGTCAGCTCGCACCAGAATTACATAAGGCCGCACAGCAATTGCAAAAGCGCACTGCACAATCCACACGCCGCTATTGGGTAGCAGGCAGTTTATTAGTAGCCGCAATTGCGCTGGCGCATCCGGTAATTTACGAAGCGGTTGGCACCTATCTCCATCACCTCAATTTCACTGCCACCAGTATTATTCTTATCGGATTGGGAATAGCCGCTCTGATTAAAAAGTCATAA
- a CDS encoding ubiquinone biosynthesis accessory factor UbiJ produces the protein MDPMLSTAAIASAEKIINSALAYDPASRIALEQLAPQVLAIQFISPDFKLFVLPTQDGVNLRGHYEGEITTQLQGTIPALISLAKSARLNLKDTGVQIFGSTHFLAELQRILKNLEIDWEEMLSQVFGDIVGHQSAELIRGKMSWAKDRAANIQRLTSEFLTEELRILPNQPELAFFNAQVDELRLGADRVAARIEQILARIERQGAQ, from the coding sequence ATGGACCCAATGCTTAGCACTGCGGCAATTGCCAGCGCTGAAAAAATTATTAATTCAGCGCTCGCTTATGATCCAGCCTCGCGCATTGCGCTCGAACAACTGGCACCGCAGGTGTTGGCCATACAATTCATCTCGCCCGATTTCAAATTATTTGTGCTACCCACTCAAGATGGCGTTAATTTGCGCGGCCATTACGAAGGCGAGATCACCACGCAATTGCAAGGCACAATACCGGCATTAATCAGCCTGGCAAAAAGCGCCAGACTGAATTTAAAAGATACAGGTGTTCAGATATTTGGCAGCACTCATTTTCTCGCAGAACTACAAAGAATATTAAAAAATCTTGAGATTGACTGGGAAGAAATGCTGAGCCAGGTTTTCGGCGATATTGTGGGCCACCAAAGTGCAGAATTAATTCGCGGGAAAATGTCGTGGGCGAAAGATCGCGCAGCTAATATCCAACGACTGACGAGCGAGTTTCTCACTGAAGAATTGCGCATATTACCCAATCAACCGGAGTTGGCTTTTTTTAACGCACAAGTTGACGAATTACGATTAGGTGCAGATCGCGTAGCTGCGCGCATTGAGCAAATCCTCGCACGCATAGAGCGCCAAGGCGCCCAATAG
- the ubiE gene encoding bifunctional demethylmenaquinone methyltransferase/2-methoxy-6-polyprenyl-1,4-benzoquinol methylase UbiE: MTNDQKTTHFGFEQVAVEKKAERVADVFHSVAAKYDLMNDLMSAGIHRLWKRFTIEASGVRAGHKVLDIAGGTGDLSYQFSKLVGKDGQVILADINASMLNVGRDRLIDRGVAGNLQFAQADAQYLPFPDNTFDCITIAFGLRNVTDKDLALRSMLRVLKPGGRLLVLEFSKPQHTALEKVYDTYSFKLLPLMGKLITNDADSYRYLAESIRMHPDQETLKGMMRDAGFVNTEFSNMTGGIVALHKGIKP; the protein is encoded by the coding sequence ATGACGAACGACCAAAAAACAACGCATTTCGGATTTGAGCAAGTAGCCGTTGAGAAAAAAGCTGAGCGCGTTGCGGATGTATTCCATTCGGTAGCCGCCAAATACGATTTGATGAACGACTTGATGTCAGCCGGCATTCACCGTTTGTGGAAGCGTTTTACCATTGAAGCTTCCGGCGTTCGTGCTGGCCATAAAGTGTTGGACATTGCTGGCGGTACCGGTGACTTAAGTTATCAATTTTCAAAATTGGTGGGCAAAGATGGTCAGGTGATTCTCGCGGACATTAATGCCTCAATGCTCAATGTTGGTCGTGATCGTTTGATAGACCGTGGCGTAGCTGGCAATTTGCAATTTGCCCAAGCCGATGCGCAGTATCTACCTTTCCCCGATAATACTTTTGACTGCATTACTATTGCGTTTGGTTTGCGCAACGTAACCGACAAGGATTTGGCTTTGCGCTCCATGTTGCGAGTACTCAAGCCCGGTGGCCGTTTATTGGTACTGGAATTTTCAAAACCACAGCACACAGCCTTGGAAAAAGTTTACGACACCTACTCATTTAAATTGCTGCCGCTAATGGGCAAGCTCATTACCAATGACGCCGATAGTTATCGCTATTTAGCCGAATCCATCCGTATGCATCCCGATCAGGAAACCTTGAAAGGCATGATGCGAGACGCAGGCTTTGTGAATACAGAATTCAGCAACATGACCGGCGGTATTGTCGCGCTTCATAAAGGCATAAAGCCCTAA
- a CDS encoding helicase yields the protein MRISYAIAPFSLILALICAQPSLAQPGGTLKDTLKPFTTDGCSVWIDGPPKAPYLWRHCCVAHDIAYWQGGSQQLRVQADKDLQACIAKLAGDGMANYMYFFVSTGGSPLWLTPYRWGYGWSYLDAGKPRGYKLLTAEEQAQVAALMPKAEETIAEDAKNHPASSTTLLFK from the coding sequence ATGCGTATTTCCTACGCAATAGCACCCTTTAGCCTTATCTTGGCGTTGATTTGTGCGCAACCAAGCCTCGCCCAACCGGGCGGGACTTTAAAAGACACCTTAAAGCCATTCACTACCGATGGTTGCTCTGTCTGGATTGATGGTCCGCCCAAGGCTCCCTATTTATGGCGTCATTGTTGTGTCGCACACGATATAGCTTATTGGCAGGGTGGTTCGCAGCAGTTGCGCGTGCAGGCCGATAAAGATTTGCAGGCTTGCATTGCGAAGTTGGCAGGCGATGGCATGGCCAATTACATGTATTTTTTTGTGAGCACGGGCGGCAGCCCTCTCTGGCTAACGCCTTATCGCTGGGGCTACGGTTGGAGTTATTTAGATGCTGGAAAGCCGCGCGGTTATAAATTGCTGACGGCGGAAGAGCAAGCGCAAGTAGCTGCTCTTATGCCAAAAGCTGAAGAAACAATCGCAGAAGATGCGAAAAATCATCCTGCATCATCTACGACTTTATTGTTTAAATAA
- a CDS encoding phage regulatory CII family protein produces MTRRYSDMNQHDALYKIARAYPGGIEALAQNLNMSANVLRNKLAPGIASHYPSFEEVSNIISLCQEAGVKDATLPLHALMARHGMAAFLVPEPSKISNDDLSQIVCKVMSQVGDVAEAVSEALMDGVITEREADLIEREFQGALAALGEWRARIHLHREQS; encoded by the coding sequence ATGACGCGCCGCTACTCAGATATGAACCAACACGACGCTCTCTATAAAATTGCCCGCGCTTATCCCGGCGGCATTGAAGCGCTTGCGCAAAACCTGAACATGTCTGCCAATGTGTTGCGCAATAAATTAGCGCCGGGCATTGCATCGCATTACCCGTCGTTTGAAGAAGTGTCGAACATTATTAGCTTGTGCCAGGAGGCAGGGGTGAAGGATGCAACCTTGCCATTGCATGCGCTTATGGCTCGTCACGGTATGGCGGCGTTTTTGGTTCCTGAGCCCTCTAAAATCAGCAATGACGATTTGTCACAAATCGTTTGCAAGGTGATGAGCCAGGTGGGAGATGTTGCTGAAGCTGTTTCTGAAGCATTAATGGATGGTGTTATTACCGAGCGCGAAGCAGATTTAATCGAGCGTGAATTCCAGGGCGCGCTGGCGGCTTTGGGTGAATGGCGGGCCAGAATCCATTTGCATCGCGAGCAGTCTTAA
- a CDS encoding DUF2491 family protein, whose product MSWKSAVSYAKDIAEKHGFGGESAQDEDLPLGARIGGFIRLQKSPFIRAVSEGSLIDMPTDAQSVVKAISRVKLNLSGSLYRYYLQTGDTNEKEIFLQVYVDELGQVSEAIYCTQLTRLIPETDEDQQIFMGLAGYGLGDKRYSLWRFQLEELGYVESDLQVIFGGDETIDYSRDAGDIDQEFIVPFTGSEVRLDDAKGQQGLQQEIYFMPYKREVKGHTEYLFITTELVKSKNGDASQREIHVDFMVGIPVELERLVIQ is encoded by the coding sequence ATGAGTTGGAAAAGTGCAGTGAGCTACGCAAAGGATATCGCAGAAAAGCACGGTTTCGGAGGCGAGAGCGCGCAAGATGAAGATTTGCCTTTGGGCGCGCGTATAGGTGGATTTATTCGTTTGCAAAAATCGCCATTTATTCGCGCTGTATCAGAAGGCTCTTTAATCGATATGCCGACTGACGCGCAGAGCGTAGTTAAAGCGATTAGCCGAGTGAAGTTAAATTTATCTGGAAGTTTGTATCGCTACTATCTGCAAACGGGTGACACAAACGAAAAAGAAATTTTTCTACAAGTATATGTCGATGAGTTGGGGCAGGTAAGTGAAGCAATTTATTGCACACAGCTGACGCGTTTGATTCCGGAAACCGATGAAGACCAACAAATATTTATGGGCTTGGCGGGCTACGGTCTGGGCGATAAGCGCTATAGCTTGTGGCGTTTTCAGTTGGAAGAGCTGGGTTACGTAGAATCTGATTTGCAAGTGATTTTTGGCGGCGATGAAACGATTGATTACAGCCGCGATGCTGGCGATATAGATCAGGAATTTATCGTGCCCTTCACAGGTTCAGAGGTGCGTTTGGATGACGCCAAAGGGCAGCAGGGATTGCAACAGGAAATTTACTTTATGCCATATAAGCGGGAGGTGAAAGGACATACCGAATATTTATTCATTACAACTGAATTAGTAAAAAGCAAAAACGGCGATGCCAGCCAGCGTGAGATTCACGTGGATTTTATGGTGGGCATTCCTGTAGAGCTTGAGCGCTTAGTCATTCAATAG
- a CDS encoding DNA-3-methyladenine glycosylase family protein, with protein sequence MNHAFSIKIPHNYRCADFLAFHQRDSQMIAEQVQNKSLIKGIMWQGQPAKLQINFQKNRADIKLNTTNTLNFELEKFQASIERMLGLQQNVKEFEAKFSDHPRLGLLIKKNPGLRVAVTSTPYEAIAWAIIGQQISLSAAISIRRRFIKLAGIQQASGLWCYPDEYCVINITEEQLRSAGFSKAKANTILMLSNHLVAQKIDLNNLKPNTESVAQLSDQLMQIRGIGPWTINYALLRGLGWLDGSLHGDVAVRRSLQTLLGANDKISEKETQQWLLDFSPWRALVAAHLWEMHKQN encoded by the coding sequence ATGAACCATGCTTTCAGCATAAAAATTCCACACAATTATCGCTGCGCCGATTTTCTTGCGTTTCACCAACGCGATTCGCAAATGATTGCCGAACAAGTACAGAACAAAAGTTTGATTAAGGGAATTATGTGGCAAGGCCAGCCGGCAAAATTGCAAATCAACTTCCAGAAAAATCGTGCTGACATTAAGTTGAATACAACCAACACACTAAATTTTGAGCTGGAAAAATTTCAAGCCAGCATAGAGCGTATGTTGGGCTTACAGCAAAATGTTAAAGAATTTGAAGCAAAATTTTCAGACCACCCACGACTTGGATTGCTGATTAAGAAAAATCCGGGTTTGCGTGTCGCAGTAACCTCCACACCTTACGAAGCTATAGCCTGGGCAATCATTGGTCAACAAATTAGCTTAAGCGCGGCTATTAGCATTCGTCGCCGATTTATTAAGCTTGCCGGAATACAACAGGCGTCTGGCTTGTGGTGCTACCCCGATGAATACTGCGTAATAAACATAACTGAAGAACAACTTCGATCCGCAGGTTTTTCAAAGGCCAAAGCCAACACAATATTAATGTTAAGCAATCATCTTGTTGCGCAGAAGATAGATTTAAACAATCTAAAGCCGAACACAGAATCCGTTGCTCAATTATCCGATCAACTTATGCAAATACGCGGCATAGGCCCTTGGACCATCAATTATGCTTTACTGCGCGGCCTCGGCTGGCTTGATGGATCACTACACGGCGATGTCGCCGTGCGAAGAAGCTTGCAAACTTTATTAGGTGCGAACGATAAAATCTCAGAAAAGGAAACTCAACAATGGCTGCTGGATTTTTCGCCCTGGCGCGCTCTAGTTGCAGCGCACTTATGGGAAATGCATAAACAGAATTAA